A genomic window from Gammaproteobacteria bacterium includes:
- the hemB gene encoding porphobilinogen synthase, with amino-acid sequence MKDVPITLPERIRPRRLRRTPALRDLVAETRVTAAELVMPHFVLPADRAEVPIGSMPGIPQHGIENLCAQVAADLELGIRAVLLFGHLESGGKTPDGRAAAAANGAVQRAVERLKREHGDALIVMTDVCLCAYTSHGHCGMLENGRVVNDASLKPLVDAALSHARAGADVVAPSDMMDGRVAAIRDALDASGFDDVVVMSYAVKYASAYYGPFREAADSAPEHGDRKSYQMDCRNVREALREADLDTQEGADLLMVKPALPYLDVIRAVREISDLPLAAYNVSGEYSAVKAAAANGWLDEPAVVRENLIAIRRAGADLIITYHARDALRGGWL; translated from the coding sequence ATGAAGGACGTGCCGATCACGCTGCCGGAGCGCATCCGGCCCCGGCGACTGCGCCGCACCCCGGCGCTGCGCGATCTCGTCGCGGAGACCCGCGTCACCGCGGCCGAGCTCGTCATGCCGCACTTCGTGCTGCCCGCCGACCGGGCCGAAGTCCCGATCGGATCGATGCCCGGCATTCCGCAGCACGGCATCGAGAACCTGTGCGCGCAGGTCGCGGCCGACCTCGAGCTCGGGATCCGCGCCGTGCTCCTCTTCGGCCACCTGGAATCGGGTGGAAAGACCCCGGACGGGCGCGCGGCCGCCGCGGCGAACGGCGCCGTGCAGCGCGCGGTCGAGCGGCTCAAGCGCGAGCACGGCGACGCGCTGATCGTGATGACCGACGTCTGCCTCTGCGCGTACACGAGCCACGGGCATTGCGGAATGCTCGAGAACGGCCGCGTCGTCAACGACGCGTCGCTGAAGCCGCTCGTCGACGCGGCGTTGAGCCACGCCCGCGCCGGCGCCGACGTCGTCGCGCCTTCGGACATGATGGACGGGCGCGTCGCGGCGATTCGCGACGCGCTCGACGCATCCGGGTTCGACGACGTCGTCGTGATGTCGTACGCGGTGAAGTACGCGTCGGCCTATTACGGACCGTTTCGCGAGGCGGCGGATTCCGCGCCGGAGCACGGCGACCGCAAGAGCTACCAGATGGATTGCCGCAACGTGCGCGAGGCGCTGCGCGAAGCCGATCTCGACACGCAGGAGGGCGCGGACCTGCTGATGGTGAAGCCCGCGCTCCCGTATCTCGACGTGATCCGGGCGGTCCGCGAGATATCGGACCTGCCGCTCGCCGCCTACAATGTCTCCGGCGAATACTCGGCCGTGAAGGCCGCCGCGGCGAACGGCTGGCTCGACGAGCCCGCCGTCGTGCGCGAGAACCTGATCGCGATCCGCCGCGCGGGCGCCGACCTGATCATCACTTATCACGCGCGCGACGCGCTTCGCGGAGGATGGCTGTGA
- a CDS encoding uroporphyrinogen-III synthase has product MSAASRTHRILLTRAEEDSAAWAEALQRRGHAAVVLPCIAAEPLESPALAAVLRDASSRADWLVFTSRRGVECFARLVPDRAAGARIAVVGPATAEAARRLLGRADLVGRGTAKALVPELQDALFGPAASPARNDASTAPTARHAPHDACPAPSSRGAPRVVLALAANAGDVIERELRSAGAECRRFDVYRTVPVPPREPRRPLAAFRVDAVFLASPSAVEGFVNQVEVDGSARLVAIGPSTSEAARARGLAVAAEAREPSLEGLLEAIE; this is encoded by the coding sequence ATGAGCGCGGCGAGCCGGACACACCGTATCCTGCTGACCCGCGCCGAGGAGGATTCGGCCGCGTGGGCCGAGGCGCTCCAACGGCGCGGCCACGCGGCGGTCGTGCTGCCCTGCATCGCGGCCGAGCCGCTCGAGTCGCCGGCGCTCGCCGCGGTGCTGCGCGACGCGTCGTCCCGCGCCGACTGGCTGGTCTTCACGTCGCGCCGCGGCGTCGAGTGCTTCGCGCGGCTCGTGCCGGACAGGGCCGCGGGCGCGAGAATCGCGGTCGTGGGCCCGGCCACGGCCGAGGCGGCACGCCGCCTTCTCGGCCGCGCCGACCTCGTCGGCCGCGGAACCGCGAAGGCGCTGGTGCCGGAGCTGCAGGACGCGTTGTTCGGGCCTGCGGCGAGTCCCGCACGGAACGATGCTTCTACTGCACCGACTGCGCGTCATGCGCCGCACGATGCCTGTCCGGCACCGAGCTCACGTGGTGCACCGCGGGTCGTGCTGGCGCTCGCTGCGAATGCGGGCGACGTGATCGAGCGGGAGCTGCGGTCGGCGGGGGCCGAGTGCCGCAGGTTCGACGTGTACCGCACGGTGCCGGTGCCGCCGCGCGAGCCGCGGCGGCCGCTCGCGGCTTTCCGGGTCGATGCGGTGTTTCTCGCGAGCCCGTCGGCGGTCGAAGGCTTCGTGAATCAGGTCGAGGTCGACGGCAGCGCGCGGCTCGTCGCGATCGGGCCGTCGACCTCGGAAGCGGCGCGCGCGCGCGGCCTCGCCGTCGCGGCCGAGGCGCGCGAGCCGAGCCTCGAAGGTTTGCTGGAGGCGATCGAATGA
- a CDS encoding hydroxymethylbilane synthase, translating to MKLALGTRGSELALMQSGTVADRLRAAGHTVEIVPIRTAGDRSQAPSFGSIGAQGVFVREIEEALLDGRVDLAVHSFKDLPTASPQGLAIGAIPLRADAADVLLVRADACLLPSRRDEGSSAAAARASAGAPESAGAAPRETADVGLALCRGARVGTSSVRRAAWLRHFRPDVAALPLRGNVPTRIRKLRAGDYDAIVLAAAGIARLGEALDEWLPDIVAVRLDPRRFVPAPAQGALAVQCRADDAPVRALLASIDDPSTRAAVTIERDALARAEGGCNTAFGAYCVAAEDGFALTAMLERAGRIVTVDAAGETPEAVGAELWRRIEAEE from the coding sequence GTGAAGCTCGCGCTCGGCACGCGCGGCTCGGAGCTCGCGCTGATGCAGTCCGGCACTGTGGCCGATCGGCTGCGCGCGGCCGGGCATACCGTCGAGATCGTCCCGATCCGAACCGCCGGTGACCGCTCGCAGGCACCGTCGTTCGGATCGATCGGGGCGCAGGGCGTGTTCGTCCGGGAAATCGAGGAGGCGCTGCTCGACGGGCGCGTCGACCTTGCGGTCCATTCGTTCAAGGACCTGCCGACGGCGTCGCCGCAAGGACTCGCGATCGGGGCGATTCCGCTGCGCGCGGATGCGGCGGACGTGCTGCTCGTGCGCGCGGACGCGTGCCTGCTGCCGTCCCGGCGGGACGAAGGCTCGAGCGCTGCCGCGGCGCGGGCGTCGGCCGGGGCGCCGGAGTCGGCCGGGGCGGCGCCGCGCGAGACGGCCGATGTCGGGCTCGCGCTGTGCCGCGGTGCCCGGGTCGGCACGTCGTCGGTCCGGCGCGCGGCATGGCTGCGGCACTTTCGGCCGGACGTCGCGGCGCTGCCGCTCCGCGGCAACGTGCCGACGCGCATCCGCAAGCTTCGCGCCGGCGACTACGACGCGATCGTGCTCGCGGCGGCCGGCATCGCGCGTCTGGGCGAGGCGCTCGACGAGTGGTTGCCGGACATCGTCGCGGTGAGGCTCGACCCGCGCCGCTTCGTGCCGGCACCGGCGCAAGGGGCGCTCGCCGTGCAGTGCCGGGCGGACGACGCGCCGGTGCGCGCGCTGCTCGCGTCGATCGACGATCCCTCGACGCGGGCGGCCGTGACGATCGAGCGCGATGCGCTCGCGCGGGCCGAGGGCGGATGCAACACGGCGTTCGGCGCGTACTGCGTCGCGGCGGAAGACGGATTTGCGCTGACCGCGATGCTCGAACGGGCCGGACGCATCGTGACGGTCGACGCGGCGGGCGAGACGCCCGAAGCGGTCGGCGCTGAGCTTTGGCGGCGGATCGAGGCCGAGGAATGA